The following proteins come from a genomic window of Cyanobacterium sp. T60_A2020_053:
- a CDS encoding NAD(P)/FAD-dependent oxidoreductase, producing MNKVVILGGGFGGLYTALRLQELDWQGNPPEITLIDKNDRFLFSPLLYELITGEMQSWEVAPYYRDLLANTEINFIQDTATAVNLPQNTVAFQNHPTIFYDRLVVALGGTTPIDFVKGAKEFAIPFRRLDDASTLKQKLQRLEDSTQDYIRIAVVGAGYSGIELAVKLADRLGKRGKIRIIDRGSHILKNSPEFNRKSAGRALKSRNIWLNLETTVTEVKEKEIALEYRGTIDNLPVDIVLWTVGTKAINLLEGLDLPQNEQGKIIIDDKLQVQDYPHIFALGDLVRSIDSKGNVLANTAQVAFQQSDYCALNIKASLTHQPLSPFRYQPLGEMLALGVDNATLSGLGVSLDGNLAYIARRLVYLYRLPTLQHQLKVSLNLLLSPLTNLFG from the coding sequence ATGAATAAAGTTGTAATTTTAGGTGGTGGTTTTGGTGGATTATATACAGCTTTGCGGTTACAAGAGTTAGATTGGCAAGGCAATCCTCCGGAAATAACTCTAATTGATAAAAATGATCGTTTTTTATTTTCTCCTCTTCTTTACGAATTAATCACAGGAGAAATGCAGTCATGGGAAGTTGCGCCTTACTATCGAGATTTATTAGCTAATACTGAAATTAATTTTATTCAAGATACAGCAACGGCGGTTAATTTACCTCAAAATACGGTGGCTTTTCAAAATCATCCTACTATATTTTATGATCGTTTAGTGGTGGCTTTGGGTGGCACTACTCCCATTGATTTTGTCAAAGGTGCAAAAGAGTTTGCTATTCCTTTTCGTCGTCTTGATGATGCTTCTACTCTGAAGCAAAAATTGCAACGGTTGGAAGATTCCACTCAAGATTATATTAGAATTGCGGTGGTGGGCGCTGGTTACAGTGGCATCGAATTAGCTGTTAAATTGGCGGATAGACTCGGAAAACGTGGTAAAATTAGGATAATTGATCGTGGTAGTCATATTTTGAAAAATTCCCCCGAATTTAATCGTAAATCGGCGGGGAGGGCGCTGAAATCTCGTAATATTTGGCTTAATTTAGAAACAACTGTAACGGAAGTAAAAGAAAAAGAAATTGCTTTAGAATATCGAGGCACTATCGATAATTTGCCTGTGGATATAGTTTTATGGACTGTTGGCACAAAAGCAATTAATCTTTTAGAGGGTTTAGACTTACCGCAAAATGAACAAGGAAAAATTATTATTGATGATAAGCTACAAGTGCAAGATTATCCTCATATTTTTGCTTTGGGTGATTTAGTTAGAAGTATTGATAGTAAGGGAAATGTTTTGGCTAATACGGCGCAAGTCGCCTTTCAGCAGTCGGATTATTGTGCCTTAAATATCAAAGCCTCTTTAACTCATCAACCTCTTTCACCGTTTCGCTATCAACCGTTAGGGGAAATGTTGGCGCTGGGGGTAGATAATGCTACTTTAAGTGGTTTAGGTGTATCTCTTGATGGTAATTTGGCTTATATCGCGCGCCGTTTAGTTTATTTGTATCGTTTACCTACTTTACAGCATCAGTTAAAAGTTAGTCTGAATTTGCTTCTTTCTCCTCTTACTAATCTATTCGGATAA